A stretch of Maridesulfovibrio zosterae DSM 11974 DNA encodes these proteins:
- a CDS encoding sialidase family protein yields MLNSRPRLTISILDTKRITPVHWDGYQSFPTITAVNDELLVGFRRAVNIGPDMRGVMDHGMAGDIYTTRSKDSGWNFSTPRIIINHAENRTNEHDALITALDEKRVALITRSYTTELHQNYFSLSDDAGNTFAERKPLNVPPGAWASFGHLIPALDGKTYIGTFYNGPGCGTFRLDPNSLEISHQALIFKFSQGYRLNETSITRLESGRILAVIRQQPVYEGLFQSYSDDDGLTWSNPRPIGLYGEAPSIKVLPDQSVLMIYRGMIRKSRKCRVALSISRDHGETWSHAQTLAWYKGGRFHGGYGDLALNSKGQVVAVYYISRKYEAPTVERMVFSIK; encoded by the coding sequence ATGCTTAACTCACGTCCGCGCCTAACTATTTCAATTCTTGATACAAAACGAATCACCCCAGTTCATTGGGATGGCTACCAATCCTTCCCCACTATTACTGCGGTAAATGATGAGTTGCTTGTGGGGTTTCGAAGGGCTGTCAATATCGGTCCGGATATGCGTGGAGTAATGGACCACGGCATGGCCGGAGATATTTATACGACCCGCAGTAAAGATAGTGGCTGGAATTTCAGCACCCCCAGGATCATTATTAACCATGCTGAGAATAGAACAAATGAACATGATGCCTTGATCACTGCGCTCGATGAAAAAAGAGTGGCTCTTATCACCCGCTCATATACCACCGAGCTGCATCAAAATTATTTTTCCCTTTCCGATGATGCAGGTAACACCTTTGCTGAGCGTAAGCCGCTAAATGTTCCCCCCGGAGCATGGGCTTCATTTGGTCATCTAATACCTGCACTTGACGGAAAAACCTATATCGGAACATTTTACAACGGACCGGGCTGCGGAACATTCCGGCTGGACCCGAATAGTCTGGAAATATCTCATCAGGCGCTGATCTTTAAATTCAGCCAGGGATACCGGCTTAACGAAACGTCCATTACCCGCCTTGAATCAGGCAGAATACTGGCAGTTATCAGGCAGCAACCAGTTTACGAAGGACTTTTTCAATCATACTCGGATGATGATGGGTTAACATGGAGTAATCCCCGTCCAATCGGGCTTTATGGTGAGGCCCCATCAATCAAGGTCCTTCCAGACCAGAGTGTTTTGATGATCTATCGCGGAATGATACGTAAAAGCCGCAAGTGCCGTGTGGCACTTTCAATTTCACGCGATCACGGCGAAACATGGAGCCATGCGCAGACACTTGCGTGGTATAAAGGAGGCAGATTCCATGGAGGGTATGGAGATCTGGCACTCAACTCCAAAGGACAGGTCGTCGCTGTTTATTATATTTCACGAAAATACGAAGCTCCTACGGTAGAGCGAATGGTATTCAGCATTAAATAG
- the pseC gene encoding UDP-4-amino-4,6-dideoxy-N-acetyl-beta-L-altrosamine transaminase: MIPYGKQIIDDDDIAEVIEVLKSDWLTTGPKVSEFENNVAGYIGCKNAIAVSSGTAALHAVMHALKIKAGDEVILPPITFLATANCVAYMGGTPVFADINPDTLLIDPASVERKITPATKAVIAVDYAGQTCDYNILRSICSRHNLALVADCCHALGAKDPHDRNAGSIADISVLSFHPVKHITTGEGGMILTDNNDLAQNIRSFRNHGINLDASARQEECTWNYEMQDLGYNYRITDLQCALGISQLRKLDIFLEKRRTLAAVYDSFFKAESEVSPLKLIAGATHAYHLYVIKIPAKKRKKIFEFMRNAGIGVNVHYIPVHCQPYYKKIFGTYIGMCPAAEEAYEQLLTLPLHPAMTEKDVKFIVSKLNEALSSN; the protein is encoded by the coding sequence ATGATCCCGTATGGTAAACAGATCATCGATGATGATGACATTGCAGAAGTTATTGAAGTCTTAAAATCTGACTGGCTGACGACCGGACCTAAGGTCTCAGAATTTGAAAACAATGTTGCTGGCTATATCGGATGTAAAAATGCAATTGCTGTTTCAAGCGGCACAGCAGCACTTCACGCCGTAATGCACGCCCTTAAAATCAAAGCCGGTGATGAAGTTATTCTGCCCCCCATTACATTTCTGGCCACGGCAAATTGCGTTGCATATATGGGTGGAACACCTGTTTTTGCAGATATAAACCCTGACACTCTTTTAATTGATCCTGCTTCCGTGGAACGGAAAATTACTCCTGCAACCAAAGCAGTTATTGCTGTTGATTATGCAGGACAAACCTGTGATTACAACATCCTGCGATCAATATGCAGCAGACATAATCTGGCACTTGTTGCAGACTGCTGCCATGCCTTGGGCGCAAAAGATCCTCACGACAGAAATGCAGGCAGCATAGCAGATATCTCAGTACTCAGTTTTCACCCCGTAAAACACATCACGACAGGTGAAGGAGGAATGATTCTGACAGATAATAATGATCTGGCTCAGAATATACGCTCCTTTCGTAACCATGGAATAAATCTTGATGCATCTGCCCGTCAGGAAGAATGTACATGGAATTATGAAATGCAGGATCTTGGTTATAACTACCGCATAACTGATTTGCAGTGTGCATTGGGTATAAGCCAATTAAGAAAGCTTGATATTTTTCTTGAAAAAAGAAGAACTCTGGCAGCTGTATATGATTCCTTTTTTAAAGCTGAAAGTGAAGTTTCACCATTAAAACTAATTGCTGGAGCAACCCACGCCTACCATCTTTATGTAATTAAAATTCCCGCAAAGAAACGTAAAAAAATATTCGAATTTATGCGTAATGCCGGAATTGGTGTGAACGTACACTATATTCCTGTTCACTGTCAGCCATATTACAAAAAGATATTTGGAACATATATCGGAATGTGTCCTGCGGCAGAAGAAGCCTATGAGCAGTTACTGACCCTTCCCTTGCATCCCGCAATGACAGAAAAAGATGTCAAATTTATTGTCTCAAAACTTAATGAAGCTTTAAGTTCAAACTGA